One Acetobacter ghanensis DNA window includes the following coding sequences:
- a CDS encoding 50S ribosomal protein L23, producing the protein MTNILAIRKKAERLSREALYDIVRTPVITEKATALSEKNQVVFKVAMTASKPEIKVAVETLFGVKVVGVNTLVQKGKTKRFKGRLGQRSDVKKAFVQLAEGQSIDLTAKLA; encoded by the coding sequence ATGACGAATATTCTTGCTATTCGCAAGAAAGCCGAGCGTCTCTCTCGGGAGGCTCTGTACGACATCGTGCGGACGCCTGTCATCACCGAGAAGGCGACTGCGCTTTCTGAAAAAAATCAGGTTGTTTTCAAGGTCGCGATGACGGCTAGCAAGCCTGAAATCAAGGTTGCGGTGGAAACGCTGTTCGGGGTCAAGGTTGTTGGCGTCAACACCCTTGTCCAGAAAGGTAAAACCAAACGCTTTAAAGGGCGTCTGGGTCAGCGTTCTGACGTTAAGAAGGCGTTCGTTCAGCTTGCAGAAGGTCAGTCCATCGACCTGACCGCGAAGCTGGCGTGA
- the rplD gene encoding 50S ribosomal protein L4, protein MEIEIKTLDNGTVGSATLPEELFGAAPRADVMARVVHWQLAKRRAGTHKVKGMGEVSGTTKKPYRQKGTGSARQGSLRAPQYRTGGVVHGPVVRDHGYDLPKKVRRLGLISALSQKAAEGKLVVLDAASGVTKTSDLAKKLQGLGWGSALIVDASVDENFVRAARNLPKIDILPTIGANVYDILNHEVLAITQAGLEGLKERLA, encoded by the coding sequence ATGGAAATCGAAATCAAGACACTTGATAACGGCACGGTTGGTTCAGCTACGCTTCCGGAAGAACTTTTCGGCGCAGCACCCCGGGCGGATGTAATGGCACGCGTTGTGCACTGGCAGCTGGCAAAGCGCCGCGCTGGTACGCACAAGGTCAAGGGCATGGGCGAAGTGTCCGGCACGACCAAAAAGCCGTATCGTCAGAAGGGTACAGGTAGTGCACGTCAGGGCTCCCTGCGCGCTCCCCAGTACCGTACTGGTGGTGTGGTGCATGGTCCGGTTGTGCGTGATCATGGCTACGACCTGCCTAAAAAGGTGCGTCGTCTGGGCCTGATCTCCGCTCTGTCGCAGAAAGCTGCCGAAGGTAAGCTGGTTGTTCTGGATGCCGCCTCTGGCGTGACCAAGACCAGTGATCTGGCCAAGAAGCTGCAGGGGCTTGGGTGGGGTTCTGCCCTGATCGTGGATGCATCCGTGGACGAAAATTTCGTGCGCGCTGCTCGTAACCTGCCAAAGATCGACATTCTGCCGACCATTGGCGCGAATGTTTATGACATTCTGAACCATGAGGTGCTTGCTATTACGCAGGCAGGCCTTGAAGGACTGAAGGAACGCCTGGCATGA
- the rplC gene encoding 50S ribosomal protein L3, translating to MRTGLIAKKLGMSRLFKEDGTHVPVTVLHVDEVQVVDVRTQERDGYVAVQLGMGNAKVKNVTKPNRGHFARVKVEPKKAVREFRVADDATLEVGAALSASHFVVGQKVDVTGTSKGKGFAGAMKRWNFAGLEASHGVSISHRSHGSTGNRQDPGKTFKNKKMAGHLGDERVTTLNLEIAAVDPEKNLIMIRGSVPGAKNGVVLIRDAIKKARHSDAPYPAAVKAEA from the coding sequence ATGCGCACCGGATTGATCGCAAAAAAGTTGGGCATGTCCCGACTGTTCAAGGAAGACGGCACGCATGTGCCTGTCACCGTTCTGCACGTTGATGAAGTGCAGGTGGTAGACGTTCGTACTCAGGAGCGTGATGGCTACGTGGCTGTCCAGCTGGGTATGGGCAACGCCAAGGTGAAAAACGTAACAAAACCCAACCGTGGCCATTTTGCCCGTGTGAAGGTTGAACCCAAGAAGGCGGTTCGTGAATTCCGTGTGGCAGATGATGCTACGCTGGAAGTTGGCGCTGCTCTTTCTGCTTCGCACTTCGTTGTCGGCCAGAAGGTTGACGTAACGGGGACAAGCAAGGGTAAGGGGTTTGCTGGCGCCATGAAGCGCTGGAATTTTGCTGGTCTTGAAGCCTCGCACGGTGTGTCCATTTCGCATCGTTCGCATGGTTCGACCGGTAACCGCCAGGATCCCGGCAAAACCTTCAAAAACAAGAAAATGGCTGGTCATCTGGGTGATGAACGCGTGACCACCTTGAATCTGGAAATCGCAGCGGTCGATCCGGAAAAGAATCTGATCATGATTCGTGGCTCCGTTCCGGGAGCAAAGAATGGTGTCGTTCTCATTCGTGATGCGATCAAGAAAGCCCGCCATAGCGATGCGCCGTATCCGGCAGCTGTGAAGGCGGAGGCCTGA